The following are encoded together in the Corynebacterium jeikeium genome:
- a CDS encoding AMP-binding protein: MPIKSDRPDIELSPLGLYDYVFGNLTTEEEDRVAVIDIADGSETTFAQLQNYIESTAGWLAAKGIEKGDVVALHLPNSLNFIVAAYGLWRIGAVASPISLLSTPETVTAQIEDSGAKMLLTVAALGDASSQGAKDAGIAEENIVFLDTSKGMQQIMAERRTAPAVEINPDEDLAVLPYSSGTTGLPKGVRLMHRQLVSNVQQGQDIDLLRRDDTVYAVLPFFHIYGLTALVNLALAQRAELVVVPRFELQSFLEHHQKFEVNFTLIAPPIAVQLAKHPMVDNYDLSNMRGVFSGAATLDEDLALALEKRLGIHVQQGYGLTETSPLAHANVSKDINRGSIGKPCANTESKLVDPETLEEIPLPSEGVSEVGELWVRGPQIMAGYLNKPEQTAEALPGDGWLRTGDLANSDPEGNVHIVDRLKELIKYKGYQVPPAELEAVLLSHPEIADAAVIGVHRASDGEELPKAFVVAQRGSSLNEQQVMDFVAERVAPYKKIRIVEFVQGIPKSSTGKILRRELRDRERSI; this comes from the coding sequence ATGCCCATCAAGAGCGATCGCCCGGACATCGAACTCAGCCCGCTGGGTCTCTACGACTACGTCTTCGGCAATCTCACCACGGAAGAAGAAGACCGCGTCGCCGTCATCGACATCGCCGACGGCTCCGAAACAACCTTCGCGCAGCTGCAGAACTACATCGAGTCCACCGCAGGCTGGCTGGCCGCCAAGGGCATCGAAAAGGGCGATGTGGTGGCACTGCATCTACCCAATTCGTTGAATTTCATCGTCGCTGCCTACGGCCTGTGGCGAATCGGTGCTGTTGCCTCGCCAATTTCGTTGCTGTCCACACCGGAGACCGTGACTGCGCAGATTGAGGACTCTGGCGCGAAGATGCTGCTTACTGTTGCTGCGCTTGGTGACGCCTCGTCTCAGGGTGCTAAGGATGCAGGCATCGCAGAAGAGAACATCGTATTCCTGGATACTTCCAAGGGGATGCAACAGATCATGGCGGAGCGCCGCACAGCCCCCGCAGTGGAGATCAACCCGGACGAGGACCTAGCGGTACTCCCCTACTCCTCCGGCACCACCGGCCTGCCAAAGGGAGTGCGCCTGATGCACCGCCAGCTGGTGTCCAATGTGCAGCAGGGCCAGGACATCGATCTGCTCCGCCGGGACGATACGGTGTACGCGGTACTTCCGTTCTTCCACATCTATGGTCTGACCGCGCTAGTGAACCTGGCGCTGGCGCAGCGCGCAGAACTGGTTGTGGTGCCGCGCTTCGAGCTGCAGAGTTTCCTGGAGCACCACCAGAAATTTGAGGTGAACTTCACGCTGATCGCCCCGCCGATCGCCGTACAGCTGGCGAAGCACCCGATGGTGGATAATTACGACCTATCGAACATGCGCGGAGTGTTCAGTGGTGCCGCGACATTGGATGAGGATCTGGCCCTGGCGCTGGAGAAGCGCCTGGGAATCCACGTGCAGCAGGGCTATGGACTGACCGAGACCTCTCCGCTGGCGCATGCGAACGTCTCCAAGGACATCAACCGCGGCTCCATCGGCAAGCCCTGCGCCAACACCGAGAGCAAGCTGGTGGACCCGGAGACCCTGGAGGAAATCCCGCTGCCCAGCGAGGGCGTATCCGAGGTCGGCGAGTTGTGGGTTCGCGGCCCGCAGATTATGGCCGGCTACCTGAACAAGCCAGAGCAGACCGCCGAGGCGCTGCCGGGCGACGGCTGGCTGCGCACCGGAGACCTAGCGAACAGTGACCCGGAGGGTAATGTCCACATCGTGGATCGCCTGAAGGAGCTGATCAAGTACAAGGGCTACCAGGTTCCACCCGCAGAGCTGGAGGCCGTACTGCTGAGCCACCCGGAGATTGCCGACGCAGCCGTGATCGGCGTGCACCGCGCCTCCGATGGCGAAGAGCTACCGAAGGCGTTTGTTGTGGCCCAGCGGGGTTCTAGCCTCAACGAGCAGCAGGTGATGGACTTCGTGGCCGAGCGCGTGGCGCCCTACAAGAAGATCCGCATCGTTGAGTTCGTGCAGGGCATTCCGAAGTCCTCCACGGGTAAGATCCTGCGCCGCGAGCTTCGCGACCGCGAGCGCTCGATTTAA
- a CDS encoding RNA polymerase sigma factor — protein sequence MSNGSNTPRKELTREEERDLLAKAHKGDQQAFARLARQAWGRMFSVCLSITGNRADAEDALQNALTSAWKNIEKFDGRARFSTWAYRIASNAALQIVRSRREVPEEDAGVDEIAQTPEVGSQVTSAMVVRQALAQLPDDFREVIVLREYTGMSYQDIAAHQGIPIQTVKSRINRARAKLKAALVEAGVTSA from the coding sequence GTGTCTAACGGATCTAACACCCCACGGAAAGAACTCACCCGCGAAGAAGAGCGCGACCTGCTGGCCAAAGCCCATAAGGGCGACCAGCAGGCTTTCGCGCGTCTAGCGCGCCAGGCATGGGGCCGGATGTTCTCGGTCTGCCTCTCCATCACGGGCAACCGTGCTGACGCGGAGGATGCGCTGCAGAATGCTTTGACCTCCGCGTGGAAGAACATTGAGAAGTTCGATGGGCGCGCCCGGTTCTCCACCTGGGCCTACCGTATTGCTTCCAATGCGGCGCTGCAGATCGTGCGCTCCCGCCGGGAAGTACCGGAAGAGGACGCGGGTGTGGACGAGATTGCACAAACCCCGGAAGTTGGCTCGCAGGTCACCTCGGCAATGGTCGTGCGTCAGGCGCTAGCGCAGCTGCCGGATGATTTCCGTGAAGTCATCGTCCTGCGAGAATACACGGGCATGAGTTACCAGGACATCGCCGCCCACCAGGGGATTCCCATTCAAACGGTGAAGTCCCGCATCAATCGCGCGCGTGCGAAGCTGAAGGCAGCACTGGTGGAAGCTGGCGTCACAAGTGCATAA
- a CDS encoding Hsp70 family protein, protein MTNAWHLAVDFGTSNTAAAHQSPMGRAISALALTHRSNIMPSAVFLDAPHGTHAASDDEPTLLNGDSALARGRRDPSRLLLSPKRYIDHDEVQLAGRNLPLTKVVGSVIATVLRSGKAQHANHDPETVTLTHPEAWSAHSVEQLKRSAVAAGVPEQNLRVLSEPRAAAIHYASQQSVQSGSHVAVFDFGGGTLDIAVLRAKGDGNFEVVAAKGDNSLGGRTIDNLLYRWVLDQLEHDDPDLADFVRSAPITTVHALESSIREAKEILSDTSSATISVSTPHGETDLLITRDEFNNVIEQSIMRGVELTRAALTQAGVDSTKTPIYMTGGSSRIPFVQDRLGEVGTVMTLDDPKTVVSRGALAATLRGFTGGLNGSQGAGSRPGGASSGSAAAAGAAGAAGAGLGAGAASAASRSGQPGQTGPATPPGMPRAGQGQNQGSQSYNASPQTAAFVPSSANAYGASNFASPHATSSSKPKKSNTPVIVTACVAVLAVVVAIGFVTLNGGDDNGGGGNGGGGNGSGGNPPFTEASPYSPSREPYESDMYKPLASIFPEVKDYAPTGFYNRIDSCDTDPDKASFTGAAYDGLDIDMYSCLPSRDSLEDHKEEFIYNNFRYTQSGDDAQKIYDHGKNSSIKGQTIQEAGNGWPEIIFYPSANFASPNVTVWYPDKKFVVLSTGKPESTKEEAIEMLKFYNLMPQD, encoded by the coding sequence ATGACTAACGCATGGCATCTGGCGGTCGACTTCGGTACCTCGAATACGGCTGCCGCCCACCAGAGCCCCATGGGTAGGGCGATCTCCGCCCTTGCGTTGACACACCGCTCCAACATCATGCCTTCGGCTGTGTTCCTAGATGCTCCGCACGGCACACACGCTGCCAGCGACGACGAGCCTACGCTGCTCAACGGCGATTCCGCCCTGGCCCGTGGCCGCCGCGATCCCTCCCGGCTGCTGCTGAGCCCCAAGCGCTACATCGACCACGACGAAGTGCAGCTGGCTGGCCGCAACCTGCCGTTGACGAAGGTCGTCGGTTCCGTGATCGCCACCGTGCTGCGCTCCGGTAAGGCACAGCACGCCAACCATGACCCCGAGACGGTTACGCTGACTCACCCTGAAGCGTGGTCGGCGCACTCCGTAGAGCAGCTGAAGCGTAGCGCCGTCGCCGCTGGAGTGCCAGAGCAGAACCTACGTGTACTGTCCGAGCCACGCGCAGCTGCTATCCACTATGCTTCTCAGCAGTCCGTGCAGTCCGGTTCGCACGTCGCAGTGTTCGACTTCGGTGGCGGCACCCTGGATATCGCAGTGCTGCGTGCAAAGGGAGACGGCAACTTTGAGGTCGTGGCCGCCAAGGGCGATAACAGCCTGGGTGGGCGCACCATCGATAACTTGCTGTACCGCTGGGTTTTGGATCAGCTGGAGCACGACGACCCCGACCTAGCGGACTTCGTTCGCTCCGCGCCCATCACCACGGTGCACGCGCTGGAATCCAGCATTCGGGAGGCCAAAGAAATCCTGTCGGATACGTCTTCGGCCACTATCAGCGTCTCCACTCCCCACGGAGAAACCGACCTTCTGATCACCCGCGATGAGTTCAATAACGTTATTGAGCAGTCGATCATGCGCGGAGTTGAGCTGACCCGCGCGGCGCTGACGCAGGCGGGCGTCGATTCCACAAAGACCCCGATCTACATGACCGGCGGATCGTCGCGCATTCCGTTCGTGCAGGACCGACTGGGTGAGGTCGGCACCGTCATGACGCTCGACGACCCGAAGACTGTGGTGAGCCGCGGTGCGCTGGCCGCAACTCTGCGCGGATTCACCGGTGGCCTGAACGGGTCTCAAGGGGCAGGTTCGCGCCCCGGTGGTGCAAGTTCCGGCAGTGCCGCTGCCGCTGGTGCCGCCGGTGCCGCCGGCGCTGGTCTGGGTGCCGGGGCAGCCTCCGCTGCAAGTCGGTCCGGTCAGCCTGGCCAAACCGGCCCGGCGACTCCACCCGGCATGCCGCGCGCGGGCCAGGGACAGAACCAGGGGTCGCAATCCTACAATGCTTCCCCGCAGACTGCCGCCTTCGTGCCCAGCTCAGCTAATGCATACGGTGCTAGCAACTTCGCTAGTCCCCACGCAACAAGCTCCTCGAAGCCGAAGAAGTCCAACACCCCAGTAATTGTCACGGCTTGCGTTGCCGTCCTCGCAGTAGTGGTGGCCATCGGCTTCGTCACATTGAACGGCGGCGATGACAACGGTGGCGGCGGCAACGGTGGCGGTGGCAACGGCAGTGGCGGAAACCCGCCATTCACCGAGGCCAGTCCCTATAGTCCGTCGCGGGAGCCTTACGAGTCGGATATGTACAAGCCGCTGGCTTCCATATTCCCGGAGGTCAAGGACTACGCTCCGACGGGCTTCTACAACCGCATCGATAGCTGCGACACAGATCCAGATAAGGCAAGTTTCACCGGCGCTGCCTACGATGGCTTGGATATCGACATGTACTCCTGCCTGCCCAGCCGCGACTCCCTAGAGGACCACAAGGAAGAGTTCATCTACAACAACTTCCGCTACACGCAGTCTGGCGATGATGCACAGAAGATCTACGACCACGGAAAGAACTCTTCCATCAAGGGCCAGACTATCCAGGAAGCCGGCAACGGTTGGCCGGAGATCATCTTCTACCCCAGCGCCAACTTCGCCAGCCCGAACGTGACGGTGTGGTACCCCGACAAAAAGTTCGTCGTTCTGTCCACCGGCAAGCCTGAAAGCACCAAAGAAGAGGCCATCGAGATGTTGAAGTTCTACAACCTGATGCCGCAGGACTAA